tgttttatttgaaaaccgCCCGCTGCCATTcggttttatcaattaaaatcaaattatgataccgacgtattttttttcttcaaatgtcAAAATCAAGGAGAGTCattatcattatcaaaatacattgtTATCATCTTCATAGCATTAAACATACTagtattgatttatattttaggGGAAAAAAAACCCTAGCAAATCGGTAAGAACGTCGTAATTTTAATCTGCATTAATTACACTATGAGTTATGGCAGCAAAACTAtttgatacatatacatgagtggatccaaaaaaaaaaaatcagaggtGTGAGGGataattttgattttcggtAATTCtattgtgtaaaattttaaaactttgaatattcgggtggggggggggggggggcgcatcTCTCATAGCATctagcttttttttatttcgataaatttCACTAAAATCGTGTCTTGTTGTTGTGCAAATTGTCTATAACACAATCACTTGCTGTATTAGGTTAATTAATATTCATTCTTCGCAAAActagtttagaaaaaaaatctttacacgTACCTGAGTAACAAGAAAATTAGCACCaattaaaaacagttttttaaaaataatattttaatgtcCGAGCGAAACCTACTCAACGCGATAAggtactttttttaaatttgacattcaaaataatGCTCCTAGGCCTACTAAAGAATGAGGGATTTTCCTATTTTTCCTTTTAGTCTTAATCAAtcattgtaaaaattttaaaaaaaccgaaAATATAGAATATACTTTCATACATAGAGTTGATTGATCAATTCTACTTAAACGTGACCATATCATATATGATATTAAAGCTGTTTttgtgaaattgaaaataatcaaaatgtgTTTCGTATACATAGCCTTAAATTCAACGATGACTTGCTATTCATTCTTCGTTTACAACAATGCCCACGAGGTTGAATACGTCCACATCACTTTAATATGATatcaatatacaaaaatatctaatagAAGAGTCGCGATGTACAATTACGTAATTGATTCTTTTTTCATTCAGTGAAAAAGTTCACACATTCCAAAAACCTTCGAGCAATTTCACATTCGGACTTGACATTTTATTTCGTCTTTCCTCAACAAGTCTTTAGTTACGGAAGTGAAGAAACTAATTAAGCTCTTAAAGAGTCATAATACCCATATATGTTTTTCACGGTATAAGACCGCCCTACACACTTTTATCTAAAGCAACGTGGGTTCATTGTTAGAAGTGACATGGTACTTTACTTTCGCAGATATTCCAAATCACAGCTttaccagaaaaaaaaatccccctGGCAATAACATGAATCGGAAAAGGAAATACGGAAACATTTTACCGATTATGTAATCAAACCTCTAAACATTTTAGTTCTCAAGTTCACTTCCGCTTTTCTCCTCTATGTCTGAATGCAGAGGTTTCGGTATTAGAACCAAAGGAATGGAGTTCTTGTGCTCAGAGACGTGCGACATGGACACGATTTCCGTTCCACCATTTCCGTTTTCATCCTGGCATTCGCCTACACGTGTTTGAACACATCTGTCCACCATGTCGGATGCATGGCTGTTGCCCTCGAAGGTCAGTTGAGCACACGGACAGAAACTGCTAATAAGCGGAAATGTACGCCGAAACGCTTTTCGGAAACCGTCGTTAAGAAACGCGTAAACAAACGGATTTACGATTGAGTTGGCATAGGACAGTGTGTGGCTGATCATTTTGAGCACGTATACCACTTTGGTTTTAGGGAAATTCGGGTTAAAAAGGCGATTCAACTGAAATACATGGACCGGAAGCCAGCAGACTGCAAAAAGTAAAACCACGATGAAGACCATCCGTGTAACTTTGCTTCTCCGTCTTGTCTGGGAGCGCCTTGATAAAGGGACGCTACTGTTTACGTCTTCCTGTGAATTTACAAAACGAAAAATAAAAACCTCTAGCGTAACTTTACCTATGGacaaaataaagaacaaaaaaaaaaaaaaacgatgccatattatttttttttacatgattaCATAATTGTAGCATTggttattttcaaaacagtatACGAAAAATACAACGATTTTTGCTTAgaatgaacttgaaataaaaaagaaactaaaaaaaaacattgaaagcGCAAACGTACTAcgtttaattttcattatatatcaGTGTAACATCGTAAAAAAGCAGAGAGCGAGAGAATTCTTGCCACAGtttgagaaaaaagattttagtCTAAATGGTAATTTTCCGTTTACAGACTTGGAtgctttttttggggggggggggggggggtaataaatATTACGAAGTTAATACTGTACACGTTTGATCTTGGTTAATATGTAATTAATGATAACGATtaattattacaatattttatgtcatTTATCTAAATGTATCATATTTCGATTTTCGCACTTTGTGATTGTTTTAAATTCTACCTTACGGATAATAATGTGTTTTGCTtccctttaaaaatgtttcaatcataTCGCATATTTATCGGCCAATATGAGTTCAAGTAAAAATATCTATTCACTGCTGAAAGTGTCGCATGGGTACAAACAATTACATGGATTTATTTGTTACTAATTCTATACTGTATATGAAACGGATGCATTTACATTAGATACTAATATAGTTACTATaatagtgtatacatgtacaacatcaAAGTACtagaaagtgttttttttagtttcaaagTTGTAAAAGTCCATGATATAAAACTTTATTATATGTAAGTTATCATTAATCTGCAATAAATACTACAAAagagataaaatataaaaatcaagcgacagtaaaaataaattaaagcaataaaaaaataaataaagaaaaaagaaatgaaggtTACCAAGCAACATGCCTGCTGTACATTCAGCAATATCACCTCAGTTTTGATACTCGGCATGTAGGTGTGTCTATTTCCGGTCCAGAGGTTGCGCAGAATCTGTGTGTAGCACACGATAATGATAGCGAGGGGGTTGATGTACGTGGTGAAGATGACGATCAGGGTGACCAGTTTATCTTTCTCCTCCCCTCCCCAGGCCGGGACACAGTACAACTTGGCCCCTCCAACTTCATGTTTCACTTCGTGATACATGGCGAAGGGGATCGAGATGAGGAAGGACACTATTGGAGAAATAAACGAAAAACAGTTTTGAATGTCATTGGAGAAATCATGGACTCAGTTACGGAGTGGAGAGATCCAGATGTTCTGTACAATTTCTCCATGTGCAATCATCATTATGATGTCTAAACCTTTAATGTAGGTGATGTGGTGACCAATTTATTGACCACAAACCCTTCTTTTAGAGAAACTTATCAGTCGATATAACggtatttagaaccattttaacaaggccttcaactttcagtaggacgtagctatctatttcttgcgtcaaaaccaagttaaaaatgacgctggtttcaagcgaaatatacaccgttTGTGTAGTCttggctcaaaagccagacaaatcttgttgatttcaaagagccatggctgagtggacagcaatgaaatagacaggccttcGTCACTTTGCtatttgacacaactacccaaagtccaagctcttgttaaaatggttctacaggTGGCGCAACACAACATGCTGTGATTATCATAATTTCCCCCCGTTTTCTATGTCAACTATAATAATTACAATATAATCCCTACTACGCATTTACATACTTATTTGGCATGTAAATGTGGtaaaacatattcattttttattgcttttaaacgTAAAGTCAATCACTTAAGAAATTTTACCAAAGAGATGATGGTTATTTTGTTGGCCACCCATGTAGCCTCCCTGAATACTGAAGCTGATTTTTGACTCGACTCgatccattttgtataaaatttttacatcttGTT
The window above is part of the Magallana gigas chromosome 10, xbMagGiga1.1, whole genome shotgun sequence genome. Proteins encoded here:
- the LOC105320642 gene encoding G-protein coupled receptor 54 isoform X2, whose protein sequence is MNSSLVAANGTSAAYSAYIPELAFIIPLTWGLLVIIGSVGNGLVIYTLGRNGETSPTNVYVINLALADLTYLIIVIPITTVAFAVEEWIFGDAMCKISNYMIYVTLHATCFTLTALTIDRYHAIVNAVSSLHWRTRRTSTIVSLLVWAVSFLISIPFAMYHEVKHEVGGAKLYCVPAWGGEEKDKLVTLIVIFTTYINPLAIIIVCYTQILRNLWTGNRHTYMPSIKTEEDVNSSVPLSRRSQTRRRSKVTRMVFIVVLLFAVCWLPVHVFQLNRLFNPNFPKTKVVYVLKMISHTLSYANSIVNPFVYAFLNDGFRKAFRRTFPLISSFCPCAQLTFEGNSHASDMVDRCVQTRVGECQDENGNGGTEIVSMSHVSEHKNSIPLVLIPKPLHSDIEEKSGSELEN
- the LOC105320642 gene encoding G-protein coupled receptor 54 isoform X1; protein product: MNSSLVAANGTSAAYSAYIPELAFIIPLTWGLLVIIGSVGNGLVIYTLGRNGETSPTNVYVINLALADLTYLIIVIPITTVAFAVEEWIFGDAMCKISNYMIYVTLHATCFTLTALTIDRYHAIVNAVSSLHWRTRRTSTIVSLLVWAVSFLISIPFAMYHEVKHEVGGAKLYCVPAWGGEEKDKLVTLIVIFTTYINPLAIIIVCYTQILRNLWTGNRHTYMPSIKTEVILLNVQQACCLEDVNSSVPLSRRSQTRRRSKVTRMVFIVVLLFAVCWLPVHVFQLNRLFNPNFPKTKVVYVLKMISHTLSYANSIVNPFVYAFLNDGFRKAFRRTFPLISSFCPCAQLTFEGNSHASDMVDRCVQTRVGECQDENGNGGTEIVSMSHVSEHKNSIPLVLIPKPLHSDIEEKSGSELEN